One Fusobacterium ulcerans DNA segment encodes these proteins:
- a CDS encoding type II toxin-antitoxin system RelE family toxin yields MSFYKIKYKKDAEKFIRKHKAEGIKFLKAFIEISEDFENIKRYDIKKYICEEENFFRLRIGKYRAIFEVRQDEIIIIVCDIDSRGDIYK; encoded by the coding sequence ATGAGCTTTTATAAAATAAAATATAAAAAAGATGCTGAAAAATTTATAAGAAAGCATAAAGCTGAAGGAATAAAATTTCTAAAAGCCTTCATAGAAATTTCTGAAGATTTTGAAAATATAAAAAGATATGATATAAAGAAATATATATGTGAAGAAGAAAATTTCTTTAGATTAAGAATAGGAAAATATAGAGCTATATTTGAAGTAAGACAGGACGAAATAATAATTATTGTATGTGATATAGATAGTCGTGGAGATATTTATAAATAA
- a CDS encoding retron system putative HNH endonuclease, translating into MFKINKKEEPGFFKKFKTKKGLYNWRVYDYKIKRELKNYMLEYEQNYYCPYCELKINVEESQVEHIKPKEKFPELMHEYSNYLTGCKSPKTCGQFKANQWSEKFIDPTVEDPEEYFTYDIKTGKIIPKEKERLKVEKADYTIKVLNLNDKRLCEIRKTFIEQNLKNMECLDYIDKFPSLKEYLKENFN; encoded by the coding sequence ATGTTTAAGATTAATAAAAAAGAAGAGCCTGGATTTTTTAAAAAGTTTAAAACTAAAAAAGGACTTTATAATTGGCGTGTTTATGATTACAAAATAAAGAGAGAATTGAAAAACTATATGCTTGAATATGAGCAAAATTATTATTGTCCTTACTGTGAATTAAAAATAAATGTAGAAGAAAGTCAAGTTGAACATATAAAACCTAAAGAAAAATTTCCTGAATTAATGCATGAATATTCTAATTACCTGACAGGTTGTAAAAGTCCAAAAACTTGTGGGCAATTTAAGGCAAATCAATGGTCAGAAAAATTTATTGATCCTACAGTGGAAGATCCAGAAGAATATTTTACTTATGATATAAAAACAGGAAAAATTATTCCAAAAGAAAAAGAAAGATTAAAAGTTGAAAAAGCTGATTATACAATTAAAGTATTGAATTTAAATGATAAAAGATTATGTGAGATCAGAAAAACATTTATTGAACAAAATTTAAAAAATATGGAGTGTTTAGATTATATTGATAAATTTCCAAGTTTAAAAGAATATTTAAAAGAAAATTTTAATTAA
- the smc gene encoding chromosome segregation protein SMC, protein MYLKAVEIFGFKSFGERVYIEFNRGITSIVGPNGSGKSNILDAVLWVLGEQSYKNIRAKESSDVIFSGGKDKKPMNSAEVSLYIDNTDSFLPLENEEIKVTRKLYATGDNEYYINDVKTRLKDIGNLFLDTGVGKSAYSVIGQGKVERIIGSSSKEIKGIIEEAAGIKKFQIKKNEAVKNLSNVELELEKIDLVLREVKENRDRVEKQAGKAQEYLNLKDERDKLAKGIYLSEFNEKQAQIDDGDAVKEKLTSEAVELEREFNSIENRLDEIDREKLVLKKEIEELSGKNQELKREIELKEREKVRISERVEGYKREVSDRHERMKSSDLKISEKLKSLDMLVEERETLKEKIEKLSEENLKFESQLKELENTKKEFDLGMELKKKKVMELELEKLKLLNEIESSSRRVKGSNTKIANLREELSSYDIKLNSAVTELGKAEISKIEKEKKLIEIEERGTFLEEEISKLSQRSNKLSEIVRTAEYDEKRHSAKLQALVRMEENNEGFFKGVKEVLNSKIIGIEGVFISLVTIPEKLEKAIEAGIPGNIQDIVVDTGDTAKKAINFLKERKAGRASFLALDTIKVPAKRDIKINIPGVIGRAAELVTADERYRSVVEFVLGNLLIVENLDTALKIVKNNMFMGNVVTLSGELMSSRGRITGGDSGNSTASQIFERKKEIRTLKETVEKLTSTIKNASAEQNEISKNLENFENEIDKIDSLEDGVRKQLKLAEELYNDYILKKERIEKDRRVVKVELEEEEKYSQEFEKRINSSKDERERVDQVIAEIKADEEHETERIREINSNIEKKKEEFSDVRILFMNSQDRLGQLDREEEREKKEYEFLVDEKRNMEEKTAFLENEIISLEEKEKILKSEIEERINKYESENTEVQERKVKNEALTEEERALNKKRKETESYLLHKRDSLNRVEESLERTKIDLERLKDILSTLEEVEAIEVEEEKLKELKDRLKILDNRLKNFQAVNLLAIEEFKELNNKYIFLTTQKDDLVKGKDVLMELIKEIDDTIHEKFFTAYKEIDANFNQMCMETLNNSEGKLLVINPENFDECGVEIFVKFKNKKRQTLSLLSGGEKSMVAIAFIMSIFMYKPSPFTFLDEIEAALDEKNTRKLIGKLKEFTEKSQFILITHNKDTMRESESIFGVTMNKEIGISKIVPVKF, encoded by the coding sequence ATGTATTTAAAAGCTGTTGAGATATTTGGATTCAAATCTTTCGGAGAGAGAGTATATATAGAATTCAACAGAGGGATTACATCTATTGTAGGTCCTAATGGAAGTGGAAAATCAAATATTCTGGATGCAGTCCTATGGGTGCTTGGAGAGCAGTCCTATAAAAATATCAGAGCCAAGGAAAGTTCTGATGTCATTTTTTCTGGTGGAAAAGACAAAAAACCGATGAATTCAGCAGAAGTCTCATTATATATAGACAATACTGATTCTTTTCTCCCATTAGAAAATGAAGAAATAAAAGTAACTAGAAAACTTTATGCCACTGGTGATAATGAATACTATATAAATGATGTAAAAACAAGATTAAAAGATATAGGAAATCTGTTTCTTGATACTGGAGTAGGAAAAAGTGCCTATTCAGTTATTGGACAGGGAAAAGTAGAGCGTATTATAGGCTCATCTTCAAAAGAGATAAAGGGAATCATTGAAGAAGCTGCTGGAATAAAAAAGTTTCAGATCAAAAAAAATGAAGCTGTAAAAAACCTCAGCAATGTAGAACTTGAATTAGAAAAGATAGATTTAGTTTTAAGAGAAGTAAAAGAAAACAGAGACAGAGTGGAAAAGCAGGCTGGAAAAGCTCAGGAATACCTCAATCTCAAAGATGAAAGAGATAAGCTGGCAAAAGGTATATACCTCAGTGAATTTAATGAGAAGCAGGCTCAGATAGATGATGGAGATGCAGTAAAGGAAAAACTTACATCTGAAGCTGTGGAACTGGAAAGAGAATTTAACTCTATTGAAAATAGACTTGATGAAATAGACAGAGAAAAGCTGGTACTGAAAAAAGAAATTGAAGAGTTAAGTGGAAAAAATCAGGAACTGAAAAGAGAGATTGAACTTAAAGAGAGAGAAAAAGTAAGAATAAGCGAGAGAGTAGAGGGATATAAAAGAGAGGTCAGCGACAGACATGAAAGAATGAAAAGCAGCGATCTCAAAATATCTGAAAAACTCAAATCTCTTGATATGCTTGTTGAAGAAAGAGAGACTTTAAAGGAAAAAATAGAAAAACTTTCAGAGGAAAATTTAAAATTTGAATCACAGCTGAAAGAACTGGAAAACACAAAAAAAGAATTTGATCTGGGAATGGAACTTAAAAAGAAAAAAGTTATGGAGCTGGAACTGGAAAAGTTAAAGCTTTTAAACGAAATAGAAAGTTCAAGCAGAAGAGTAAAAGGAAGCAACACTAAAATTGCAAATCTTAGAGAAGAGCTTTCATCCTATGATATAAAATTGAACTCTGCTGTAACTGAACTGGGAAAAGCTGAAATTTCAAAAATTGAAAAAGAGAAAAAACTTATTGAAATTGAAGAGAGAGGAACATTTCTGGAAGAAGAGATAAGTAAACTCAGTCAGAGAAGCAACAAACTTTCTGAAATTGTGAGAACTGCTGAATATGATGAAAAAAGACATTCAGCTAAACTTCAGGCTCTTGTGAGAATGGAAGAAAATAATGAAGGATTCTTCAAAGGAGTAAAGGAAGTCCTCAATAGTAAAATTATTGGAATAGAAGGTGTATTTATTTCTCTTGTAACCATTCCTGAGAAATTAGAAAAGGCAATTGAAGCTGGAATACCGGGAAATATACAGGATATTGTTGTTGATACTGGAGATACAGCTAAAAAAGCAATCAATTTCCTTAAAGAAAGAAAAGCTGGAAGAGCTTCATTTCTTGCTCTTGATACTATCAAAGTTCCTGCAAAAAGAGATATAAAAATAAATATCCCCGGAGTAATAGGAAGAGCTGCTGAACTGGTAACAGCTGATGAGAGATATAGGAGTGTTGTAGAATTTGTACTTGGAAATCTCCTTATAGTTGAAAATCTGGATACAGCGTTAAAAATAGTAAAAAATAATATGTTTATGGGAAATGTAGTAACTCTTTCTGGAGAACTTATGAGTTCAAGAGGAAGAATAACTGGAGGAGACTCTGGTAACTCTACAGCCAGTCAGATATTTGAAAGAAAGAAAGAGATAAGAACTCTCAAAGAAACTGTGGAAAAACTTACCAGCACTATAAAAAATGCTTCTGCTGAACAAAACGAAATAAGCAAAAATCTGGAAAATTTTGAAAATGAAATAGACAAAATAGATTCTTTGGAAGATGGAGTTAGAAAACAACTTAAACTTGCTGAAGAACTATATAATGATTACATTTTGAAAAAAGAAAGAATAGAAAAAGACAGAAGAGTTGTAAAAGTAGAACTAGAAGAGGAAGAAAAATACAGTCAGGAATTTGAAAAAAGAATAAACAGCTCTAAAGATGAAAGAGAAAGAGTTGATCAGGTTATTGCTGAAATCAAAGCTGATGAAGAGCATGAAACTGAAAGAATCAGAGAAATAAACAGTAACATTGAAAAGAAAAAAGAGGAGTTTTCAGATGTAAGAATTCTCTTTATGAATAGTCAGGACAGGCTTGGACAGCTGGACAGAGAAGAGGAAAGAGAAAAGAAAGAGTATGAATTCCTTGTAGATGAAAAAAGAAACATGGAGGAAAAGACTGCTTTTCTTGAAAATGAAATAATTTCTCTGGAAGAAAAAGAAAAGATATTAAAGTCAGAAATTGAAGAGAGAATAAATAAATATGAAAGTGAAAATACAGAAGTCCAAGAAAGAAAAGTAAAAAATGAAGCTCTTACAGAAGAGGAAAGAGCTCTCAACAAGAAAAGAAAAGAAACTGAAAGTTATCTGCTTCATAAGAGAGACAGCTTAAACAGAGTAGAAGAAAGTCTGGAAAGAACTAAGATTGATTTGGAAAGACTGAAAGATATTCTGAGTACTCTTGAAGAAGTAGAAGCTATAGAAGTTGAAGAAGAAAAACTAAAAGAGTTAAAAGACAGATTAAAAATTCTAGACAACAGATTAAAAAATTTCCAAGCAGTAAATCTGCTGGCAATAGAAGAATTTAAAGAATTGAATAATAAATACATTTTCCTTACTACTCAAAAGGACGACCTTGTTAAAGGGAAAGATGTACTGATGGAATTAATCAAAGAAATTGATGATACTATTCATGAAAAATTCTTTACTGCCTACAAAGAGATAGATGCTAACTTTAATCAAATGTGTATGGAAACTCTTAATAACTCTGAAGGTAAACTTCTTGTTATTAATCCTGAAAACTTTGATGAATGTGGTGTTGAAATATTTGTAAAATTCAAAAATAAAAAAAGACAGACACTGTCTCTTCTTTCAGGAGGAGAAAAATCTATGGTAGCTATAGCATTTATTATGTCTATCTTTATGTACAAGCCTAGTCCGTTTACATTCCTTGATGAAATAGAAGCGGCACTGGACGAAAAAAATACTAGAAAACTTATTGGAAAATTAAAAGAATTTACTGAAAAATCTCAGTTTATCCTTATCACTCATAATAAAGATACTATGAGAGAATCAGAATCTATATTTGGGGTAACTATGAATAAAGAGATAGGTATCTCTAAAATAGTTCCTGTTAAATTCTAA
- a CDS encoding Na/Pi cotransporter family protein, with product MYLDIIFNVLGGLGIFLYGMDNMSSGMQKLAGQRLKKILALLTTNRVMAILMGMGVTMLVQSSSVSTVMTIGFVNASLLTLKQALGVIFGANIGTTITGWILVLNIGKYGLPIVGAGAILYMFLKGDRAKTKALTFMGLGMIFLGLQLMSNGLKPVRSMPEFVSMFHMFSADTYFGVVKVAAIGALITAIVQSSSATLGITITLAVQGLIDYPTAVALVLGENVGTTITAILATLNANVNAKRAAYAHTIINTLGVIWVTAVFPYYLKFLSNFGSPETNMTMAIATAHTMFNVVNVLIFTPFIGVMADLLTKIVKDDGKKDDRVTKIDFLMLKTPSVVVGQTKTEILTMGKYIEEMFGTLDNIYVNNEFITEEKVAQMRKIEDDLDLFQKEITDANFVILNKNITDKMKMDTRNNLEVCDEYETISDYLMRVTNSLKKLQDNSISLTDEEKSTLKEFNEDTRELFRNVNTAYALKNRDILMKAITKANKITEKYRKAKQVHLQDGGQENPIAMLTTSYMDILNHYRRVRDHIFNIIEVYSI from the coding sequence ATGTATTTAGATATCATTTTTAATGTTCTTGGAGGACTGGGAATATTTCTTTATGGAATGGACAATATGTCATCAGGAATGCAGAAATTAGCAGGGCAGAGATTAAAGAAAATACTTGCACTGCTGACAACAAACAGAGTTATGGCAATACTTATGGGAATGGGAGTAACTATGCTTGTTCAGTCCTCATCAGTGAGTACTGTTATGACAATTGGATTCGTAAATGCTTCATTATTAACATTGAAACAAGCTCTAGGAGTAATATTTGGAGCAAACATAGGGACAACAATAACAGGATGGATACTTGTACTTAATATAGGAAAATATGGTCTGCCGATTGTTGGAGCAGGGGCTATATTGTATATGTTCTTAAAAGGAGATAGAGCAAAAACTAAGGCTCTTACTTTTATGGGACTTGGAATGATTTTCTTGGGACTTCAATTAATGAGTAATGGATTGAAGCCTGTAAGAAGTATGCCGGAATTTGTAAGTATGTTTCATATGTTTTCTGCTGATACATATTTTGGAGTAGTAAAAGTTGCAGCTATTGGAGCACTGATTACAGCTATTGTTCAGTCATCATCTGCTACACTGGGAATCACAATAACTCTTGCAGTTCAGGGGCTTATTGATTATCCAACAGCAGTTGCTCTGGTACTTGGAGAAAATGTAGGAACAACTATTACTGCTATACTTGCTACATTAAATGCAAATGTAAATGCTAAAAGAGCTGCCTATGCTCACACTATCATAAATACACTGGGAGTTATATGGGTAACAGCAGTATTTCCATATTATCTGAAATTTCTTTCAAATTTTGGAAGTCCAGAGACTAATATGACTATGGCAATAGCTACAGCTCATACAATGTTTAATGTGGTAAATGTGTTGATCTTTACACCTTTTATAGGAGTTATGGCTGATCTTTTAACTAAAATAGTAAAAGATGATGGGAAGAAAGATGATAGAGTTACTAAGATTGATTTTCTTATGCTTAAAACCCCAAGTGTTGTAGTGGGACAGACAAAAACAGAGATACTTACAATGGGGAAATATATTGAAGAGATGTTTGGGACGCTGGACAATATTTATGTAAACAATGAATTTATCACAGAAGAAAAAGTTGCTCAGATGAGAAAAATAGAAGATGATTTAGATCTCTTCCAGAAAGAAATAACAGATGCCAACTTTGTTATATTGAATAAGAATATAACGGACAAAATGAAAATGGATACAAGAAACAATCTTGAAGTATGTGATGAATATGAAACTATCAGTGATTATCTAATGAGAGTAACTAATTCCCTTAAAAAGCTTCAGGATAATTCTATAAGTCTTACTGATGAAGAAAAAAGTACATTGAAGGAATTTAATGAAGATACAAGAGAACTGTTTAGAAATGTAAATACAGCTTATGCTTTAAAAAATAGAGATATACTTATGAAAGCAATAACTAAAGCTAACAAAATAACTGAAAAATACAGGAAAGCAAAGCAGGTACATCTTCAAGATGGTGGACAGGAAAATCCAATAGCTATGCTTACTACAAGTTATATGGATATTTTAAATCATTACAGAAGAGTAAGAGATCATATTTTTAATATAATAGAAGTATATAGTATTTAG
- a CDS encoding 5'-nucleotidase, lipoprotein e(P4) family produces MKKIILGLFIITSLLFGKELKDNMNGKLTDQMVLATLWMQKSGEYRALVYQTFNTAKLSFDNTKTKDGKKKAVVSDLDETLIDNGKMAGWQIENGVTYSSDAWHKWAQAREAEAIPGAVEFSKYVNENGGKMFYISNRSHKEFDAIKENLIALGFPEVTEETLLLEKDTSDKAERRDQIEKNGYEIVMLLGDNLDDFDSEVRKKDNDERIKHVDKNKDKYGVKYIVLPNPMYGDWEGGLCNDYWKKTPEEKLKLRHESLKMWNGE; encoded by the coding sequence TTGAAAAAAATAATTTTGGGTCTATTTATAATTACAAGTCTTTTATTTGGAAAAGAATTAAAAGATAATATGAATGGAAAGCTTACTGACCAAATGGTGCTTGCTACTCTTTGGATGCAGAAATCAGGAGAATACAGAGCATTAGTATATCAGACTTTTAATACAGCAAAATTATCTTTTGATAATACAAAAACAAAAGATGGAAAGAAAAAGGCAGTGGTTTCTGATCTTGATGAAACATTGATAGATAATGGAAAAATGGCAGGATGGCAGATAGAAAATGGAGTGACATACAGTTCAGATGCATGGCACAAATGGGCTCAAGCTAGAGAAGCAGAAGCTATCCCTGGAGCTGTAGAATTTTCAAAATATGTAAATGAAAATGGTGGGAAAATGTTTTATATATCTAATCGTTCTCACAAGGAATTCGATGCTATAAAGGAAAATCTAATAGCTTTAGGATTTCCAGAAGTTACTGAGGAAACACTTTTATTGGAAAAAGATACCTCAGATAAAGCAGAAAGAAGAGATCAGATAGAAAAAAATGGGTATGAAATAGTAATGCTTCTTGGAGATAATCTAGATGATTTCGATTCTGAAGTTAGGAAAAAAGATAATGATGAAAGAATAAAACATGTGGATAAAAATAAAGATAAATATGGAGTTAAATATATAGTTCTTCCTAACCCAATGTATGGAGACTGGGAGGGAGGCTTGTGTAATGATTATTGGAAAAAAACTCCAGAGGAAAAACTTAAATTGAGACATGAAAGTTTGAAAATGTGGAATGGAGAATAA
- a CDS encoding AAA family ATPase, with the protein MKIKSIEIENNKALKNIKINFEKENEILNTVVIAGSNGSGKTTLLESIWDYFKNEMGIRRYGIGIKAELFLENDEQKIKESLLSSLNYLMYYKENDFKRYQNIVENIKVIPKLIYIPTEINFNEVKTKTTTLHRDYEFFNIVNSKMIEDIPSYIASRITYLANTEENLTMKEVKEKVNSEINGIFEILELDVKLTGLSKDEKSMPVFTNSSGDEFDINQLSSGEKQLFLRTLAIKMLEPENSIILIDEPELSLHPKWQQRIIEIYQRIGKNNQIIVATHSPHILGSVPRENIILLSKNENGEVISTTGEELYTSYGQPVDRILEDIMGLETTRNPKVFDLLNEVRKLVDENQYETNNFKEKYSELKSILGETDKDLFLIDMDIQRKRRKE; encoded by the coding sequence ATGAAAATAAAAAGTATTGAAATAGAAAATAATAAAGCATTAAAAAATATAAAAATTAATTTTGAAAAAGAGAATGAAATTTTAAATACTGTTGTTATAGCTGGAAGTAATGGAAGTGGAAAAACAACACTCTTGGAAAGTATTTGGGATTATTTTAAAAATGAAATGGGTATAAGAAGATATGGTATAGGAATAAAAGCAGAATTGTTTTTAGAAAATGATGAACAAAAAATAAAGGAGTCTTTGCTTAGTAGTTTAAATTATTTAATGTATTATAAAGAAAATGATTTTAAGAGATATCAAAACATTGTAGAAAATATAAAAGTAATTCCTAAGTTAATATATATTCCTACTGAAATAAATTTTAATGAAGTAAAAACAAAAACTACTACTTTACATAGAGATTATGAATTTTTTAATATTGTTAATTCAAAAATGATAGAGGATATTCCTTCATACATTGCCAGCAGAATCACATATCTGGCAAATACAGAAGAGAATTTAACTATGAAAGAAGTTAAAGAAAAAGTAAATTCAGAAATTAATGGAATATTTGAGATTCTTGAACTAGATGTTAAATTAACAGGATTATCAAAAGATGAAAAAAGTATGCCTGTATTTACTAATTCATCAGGAGATGAATTTGATATAAATCAACTTTCATCAGGGGAAAAACAATTATTTCTAAGAACTTTAGCTATAAAAATGCTAGAACCTGAAAACTCCATTATTTTAATTGATGAGCCAGAGCTTTCTTTACATCCAAAATGGCAGCAAAGAATTATAGAAATATATCAAAGAATAGGAAAAAACAATCAAATCATAGTTGCAACTCATTCTCCTCATATATTAGGAAGTGTTCCAAGAGAGAATATAATATTACTTTCTAAAAATGAAAATGGAGAAGTTATTTCAACAACAGGAGAAGAACTATACACATCTTATGGACAGCCTGTAGATAGAATATTAGAAGATATCATGGGGTTAGAAACTACAAGAAATCCTAAAGTTTTTGATTTATTAAATGAAGTTAGAAAATTGGTTGATGAAAATCAATATGAAACAAATAATTTTAAAGAAAAATATTCTGAATTAAAATCTATTTTAGGTGAAACAGACAAAGATTTATTCCTTATAGATATGGATATTCAAAGAAAAAGAAGAAAGGAATAA
- a CDS encoding alpha/beta hydrolase family protein: MENLKLKDFLDYKYLSNLEFSPNGENAGFVVNTTNYDDNNYQSNIWLLNNKTKKYSKLTSLNEERSFLWIDNSTIIFPATRDAKLKEKVSQGEKWTAYYSIDINGGEADKYMQIPLMVTAIKMIDKDNFVLTAKYDNYGINLNEMTGEERTKAIAKLKEEKDYEVLDEIPFWSNGGGFTNQKRNRLYLYNRVSNEVTPLTCEHTVVTYFSYKDGKVLYVGNVFEGKLEQREGIFCYDIASKKTETLLPIDANFRVSYAEFLEDAVICALNDCKEYGMNQNPSFYVIKNGKVELLKKHDTWMINTVGSDCRYGGGKAYRVVNGKLYFPTTVFKDSFLNTIDLAGNETVLTKANGSVDVYDVHGDEILFVGLRGIKLQEIYSLKDGEETQLTSFNENVYTDKKLSIPEKCNFVNDGIEIEGWVLKPVDYDETKTYPAILDIHGGPKTVFGEVFYHEMQVWANMGYFVFFCNPRGGDGRGNAFADIRGKYGTIDYDDLMKFTDVVLEKYPIKADRVGVTGGSYGGFMTNWIIGHTDRFRCAASQRSIANWISKFGTTDIGYYFNADQNASTPWINQEKLWWHSPMKYADKAKTPTLFIHSEEDYRCWLAEGIQMFTALKYHGVEARLCMFRGENHELSRSGKPKHRVRRLEEMTNWFEKYLKD; encoded by the coding sequence ATGGAAAACCTAAAGTTAAAAGATTTTTTAGACTACAAATATCTTTCTAATCTTGAATTTTCACCAAATGGAGAAAATGCAGGTTTTGTAGTAAATACTACAAATTATGATGATAACAATTATCAATCTAATATCTGGCTTCTAAATAATAAAACTAAAAAATATTCAAAATTGACATCTTTAAATGAGGAAAGATCATTTTTATGGATAGATAATTCAACAATTATTTTTCCAGCTACAAGAGATGCTAAACTGAAAGAAAAAGTAAGTCAAGGGGAAAAATGGACTGCTTATTATTCAATAGATATCAATGGAGGAGAAGCTGACAAATATATGCAGATTCCTCTTATGGTTACTGCTATAAAAATGATAGACAAAGATAACTTTGTTCTTACAGCTAAATATGATAACTATGGAATTAACTTAAATGAAATGACTGGAGAAGAGAGAACTAAAGCTATTGCAAAATTAAAAGAGGAAAAAGACTATGAAGTTCTTGATGAAATTCCATTCTGGAGCAATGGTGGAGGGTTCACTAACCAAAAAAGAAACAGACTTTATCTATACAACAGAGTATCTAATGAAGTTACACCATTGACTTGCGAACATACTGTTGTGACTTATTTCTCATACAAAGATGGAAAAGTACTTTATGTTGGAAATGTATTTGAAGGAAAATTGGAGCAGAGAGAAGGAATTTTCTGTTATGATATAGCTTCTAAAAAAACAGAAACACTTCTTCCAATAGATGCAAACTTTAGAGTAAGCTATGCTGAATTCTTAGAAGATGCTGTTATATGTGCCTTAAATGACTGTAAAGAATATGGTATGAACCAAAATCCAAGTTTCTATGTTATCAAAAATGGAAAAGTTGAATTGCTGAAAAAACATGATACATGGATGATAAATACTGTTGGTTCAGACTGTAGATATGGAGGAGGAAAAGCTTACAGAGTAGTTAATGGAAAACTATACTTCCCAACTACTGTGTTTAAAGATTCTTTCTTGAATACTATAGACCTTGCTGGAAATGAAACAGTGCTGACTAAAGCTAACGGATCAGTAGATGTATATGATGTACATGGAGATGAAATTCTTTTTGTCGGACTTAGAGGAATCAAACTTCAAGAAATATACAGCTTAAAAGATGGAGAAGAAACTCAGCTTACTTCATTTAATGAAAATGTATATACAGATAAAAAACTTTCTATCCCTGAAAAATGTAATTTTGTAAATGATGGAATAGAAATAGAAGGGTGGGTATTAAAACCTGTAGACTATGATGAAACAAAAACTTACCCAGCTATTCTTGATATTCACGGAGGACCAAAAACTGTATTTGGAGAAGTATTCTACCATGAAATGCAGGTTTGGGCAAACATGGGATACTTTGTATTCTTCTGTAATCCTCGTGGTGGAGATGGTAGAGGAAATGCCTTTGCTGATATCAGAGGAAAATATGGAACTATTGACTATGATGATTTAATGAAATTTACAGATGTAGTATTGGAAAAATATCCAATCAAAGCTGACAGAGTAGGAGTAACTGGTGGGTCATATGGTGGATTTATGACTAACTGGATAATTGGACATACTGACAGATTCAGATGTGCTGCTTCTCAAAGAAGTATAGCTAACTGGATATCTAAATTTGGAACTACAGATATTGGATACTATTTCAATGCTGATCAGAATGCTTCAACTCCTTGGATTAATCAGGAAAAATTATGGTGGCATTCACCAATGAAATATGCAGATAAAGCTAAAACACCTACACTATTTATCCATTCAGAAGAGGACTATAGATGCTGGCTTGCTGAAGGAATTCAAATGTTTACAGCTTTAAAATACCATGGTGTAGAAGCTAGACTTTGTATGTTCAGAGGAGAAAACCATGAACTATCAAGAAGTGGAAAACCAAAACATAGAGTAAGAAGACTTGAAGAAATGACTAACTGGTTTGAAAAATACTTAAAAGATTAA